One region of Oncorhynchus mykiss isolate Arlee chromosome 8, USDA_OmykA_1.1, whole genome shotgun sequence genomic DNA includes:
- the LOC110530786 gene encoding uncharacterized protein LOC110530786 isoform X2, with protein sequence MEPSGPGLRHYSPVREQCGCVGQGGGDAVGTATGTHPFNSSRHASALSLPADPEPAHRQTSYNYDPEGSRQASYGAEEQIWGQSKHRQASCSYSTEDKPIRRQASYGVEEQIWGQSKHRQASCSYSTEDKPIRRQASYGVEEQIWGQSKHRQASCSYSLRLERQTSYGPQELHRQASYSYSPEDKPIHGQTSYGPEEQIWDLSKHRQASYSPEDKPIHGQTSYGPEEQIWDLSKHRQASYSPEDKPIHGQTSYGPEEQIWDQSKHRQASYSPEDKPIHGQTSYGPEDKIWDQPKHRQASYSYSTERQDWRFTAGGQHDHLDRCVPLEQGNLHSHMPNGCCGIGGPSPRPVSSQGRGDRANPQERTTRLKAGGVGGGIGEDGCNGRHVPAGSSSEGLVRKKQGSVWKNQGLLREKEGSVREKECSVLENQNAIRANECAVHENRGSTQENQGSIREKEVSVQAKKGSTQENQGSIREKEVSVQAKEGSTQENQGSVREKEVSVQAKKGSTQENQGSIREKEDSVRTKEGSVCEQIRQVVSDLEGVLGGLKQVHVEMKEVVQQIDRLTANIDLEEEEGSCNKSPSRGDGHLNPRDCKGGDGHLNPRDCKGGDGHPNPRDCKGVLMFNQGDQRPQYRDMDRIVNQKTTRVQVHTHWTGTGDLVHNHKTPGNHGPQCSDMDHTVIIHDPPPDPRDIPGVLVYRQKTNGDQGVSLLYRQPDHTVTIRTNSLSPVLTASVIKTNRVGVTALSPMGSLSTSKDPKQDRRGLNGHPPLPGPGRELNHVAPQTPPELEMTRSLPLPLWTQLSDPTAMVGYSVPTLRIQKSPLYPRHNGRVERLSKSPAQPTYPAHPALPVLPHLAQPPYPTHPNHPTHPALPPSDLKTPPWCGMV encoded by the exons ATGGAGCCCTCAGGCCCTGGTCTGAGACACTATTCCCCTGTGAGAGAACAATGTGGCTGTGTGGGACAGGGTGGAGGTGACGCTGTTGGGACGGCGACCGGGACACACCCCTTCAACAGCAGCAGACATGCGTCAGCCTTGTCACTCCCGGCGGACCCAGAGCCGGCACACAGACAGACTAGCTACAACTACGATCCAGAGGGGAGCAGGCAGGCTAGTTATGGAGCGGAAGAGCAGATCTGGGGTCAGTCAAAACACAGACAGGCCAGCTGCAGTTACAGTACAGAAGACAAACCGATACGCAGGCAGGCTAGTTATGGAGTGGAAGAACAGATCTGGGGTCAGTCAAAACACAGACAGGCCAGCTGCAGTTACAGTACAGAAGACAAACCGATACGCAGGCAGGCTAGTTATGGAGTGGAAGAACAGATCTGGGGTCAGTCAAAACACAGACAGGCCAGCTGCAGCTACAGTTTGAGGCTAGAAAGACAGACTAGCTACGGTCCACAGgaactacacagacaggctaGCTACAGCTACAGTCCAGAAGACAAGCCAATACACGGACAGACTAGCTACGGTCCAGAAGAACAGATCTGGGATCTGTCGAAACACAGACAGGCTAGTTATAGTCCAGAAGACAAACCGATACACGGACAGACTAGCTACGGTCCAGAAGAACAGATCTGGGATCTGTCGAAACACAGACAGGCTAGTTATAGTCCAGAAGACAAACCGATACACGGACAGACTAGCTATGGTCCAGaagaacagatctgggatcagtcgAAACACAGACAGGCTAGTTATAGTCCAGAAGACAAACCGATACACGGACAGACTAGCTACGGTCCAGAAGACAAGATCTGGGATCAGCCGAAACACAGACAGGCTAGCTACAGTTACAGTACAGAAAGGCAGGACTGGAGATTTACTGCTGGTGGTCAACACGATCATTTGGACAGGTGTGTACCACTGGAACAAGGAAATTTACACTCCCACATGCCAAATGGATGCTGTGGCATTGGTGGTCCAAGTCCCAGGCCTGTGTCCTCTCAGGGCAGGGGAGATAGAGCTAACCCCCAGGAGAGGACTACTAGATTAAAGGCTGGAGGAGTTGGAGGTGGGATAGGAGAAGACGGCTGTAATGGACGACATGTCCCTGCTGGCTCGAGCTCTGAGGGTTTGGTCAGGAAGAAGCAGGGTTCGGTCTGGAAGAACCAGGGTTTGCTCCGGGAGAAGGAGGGTTCAGTCAGGGAGAAGGAGTGTTCGGTCCTGGAGAACCAGAATGCGATCCGGGCGAATGAGTGTGCGGTCCATGAGAACCGCGGTTCAACCCAGGAGAACCAGGGTTCGATCCGGGAAAAGGAGGTTTCAGTCCAGGCGAAGAAGGGTTCAACCCAGGAGAACCAGGGTTCGATCCGGGAGAAGGAGGTTTCAGTCCAGGCGAAGGAGGGTTCAACCCAGGAGAACCAGGGTTCGGTCCGGGAGAAGGAGGTTTCAGTCCAGGCGAAGAAGGGTTCAACCCAGGAGAACCAGGGTTCGATCCGGGAGAAGGAGGATTCAGTCCGGACGAAGGAGGGTTCTGTCTGTGAGCAGATCAGACAGGTGGTGTCAGACCTGGAGGGGGTCCTGGGGGGTCTCAAACAAGTCCACGTGGAGATGAAGGAG GTGGTCCAACAGATAGATCGTCTGACAGCTAACATTGAcctggaagaggaagagggatcaTGTAACAAGTCCCCTAGTCGTGGTGACGGTCACCTCAACCCCAGAGACTGTAAAG GTGGTGACGGTCACCTCAACCCCAGAGACTGTAAAGGTGGTGACGGTCACCCCAACCCCAGAGACTGTAAAGGAGTCCTGATGTTCAACCAGGGAGACCAGAGACCACAGTACAGAGACATGGACCGGATCGTCAACCAGAAGACTACTAGGGTCCAGGTACACACCCACTGGACTGGTACAGGGGACCTGGTCCacaaccataagactcctgggAACCATGGACCACAGTGCAGCGACATGGATCATACTGTCATCATACATGACCCTCCTCCCGACCCCAGAGACATCCCTGGGGTCCTGGTGTACAGACAGAAGACTAATGGAGATCAGGGAGTCTCCCTACTGTACAGACAACCTGACCATACTGTCACCATACGAACTAactccctgtctcctgtcctcaCCGCATCTGTCATCAAGACCAACCGGGTTGGGGTCACAGCCCTGAGCCCCATGGGCTCCCTGAGCACCTCCAAAGACCCCAAACAGGACAGACGGGGGCTCAACGGACACCCTCCTCTACCCGGTCCAGGTAGAGAACTGAACCATGTGGCCCCCCAGACCCCCCCAGAGCTAGAAATGACCCGCTCCCTACCCCTGCCCCTATGGACTCAACTGTCTGACCCCACAGCCATGGTCGGATACAGTGTCCCCACTCTTAGGATCCAGAAATCTCCACTGTACCCCCGCCACAACGGACGGGTGGAGAGGCTCAGTAAGAGTCCGGCTCAACCAACCTACCCTGCCCACCCAGCACTGCCGGTCCTGCCCCACCTGGCCCAGCCACCCTACCCTACCCACCCTAACCACCCAACCCACCCTGCCCTGCCTCCCAGTGACTTGAAGACACCCCCCTGGTGTGGCATGGTATGA
- the LOC110530786 gene encoding uncharacterized protein LOC110530786 isoform X5, translated as MEPSGPGLRHYSPVREQCGCVGQGGGDAVGTATGTHPFNSSRHASALSLPADPEPAHRQTSYNYDPEGSRQASYGAEEQIWGQSKHRQASCSYSTEDKPIRRQASYGVEEQIWGQSKHRQASCSYSTEDKPIRRQASYGVEEQIWGQSKHRQASCSYSLRLERQTSYGPQELHRQASYSYSPEDKPIHGQTSYGPEEQIWDLSKHRQASYSPEDKPIHGQTSYGPEEQIWDLSKHRQASYSPEDKPIHGQTSYGPEEQIWDQSKHRQASYSPEDKPIHGQTSYGPEDKIWDQPKHRQASYSYSTERQDWRFTAGGQHDHLDRCVPLEQGNLHSHMPNGCCGIGGPSPRPVSSQGRGDRANPQERTTRLKAGGVGGGIGEDGCNGRHVPAGSSSEGLVRKKQGSVWKNQGLLREKEGSVREKECSVLENQNAIRANECAVHENRGSTQENQGSIREKEVSVQAKKGSTQENQGSIREKEDSVRTKEGSVCEQIRQVVSDLEGVLGGLKQVHVEMKEVVQQIDRLTANIDLEEEEGSCNKSPSRGDGHLNPRDCKGGDSHLNPRDCKGGDGHLNPRDCKGGDGHPNPRDCKGVLMFNQGDQRPQYRDMDRIVNQKTTRVQVHTHWTGTGDLVHNHKTPGNHGPQCSDMDHTVIIHDPPPDPRDIPGVLVYRQKTNGDQGVSLLYRQPDHTVTIRTNSLSPVLTASVIKTNRVGVTALSPMGSLSTSKDPKQDRRGLNGHPPLPGPGRELNHVAPQTPPELEMTRSLPLPLWTQLSDPTAMVGYSVPTLRIQKSPLYPRHNGRVERLSKSPAQPTYPAHPALPVLPHLAQPPYPTHPNHPTHPALPPSDLKTPPWCGMV; from the exons ATGGAGCCCTCAGGCCCTGGTCTGAGACACTATTCCCCTGTGAGAGAACAATGTGGCTGTGTGGGACAGGGTGGAGGTGACGCTGTTGGGACGGCGACCGGGACACACCCCTTCAACAGCAGCAGACATGCGTCAGCCTTGTCACTCCCGGCGGACCCAGAGCCGGCACACAGACAGACTAGCTACAACTACGATCCAGAGGGGAGCAGGCAGGCTAGTTATGGAGCGGAAGAGCAGATCTGGGGTCAGTCAAAACACAGACAGGCCAGCTGCAGTTACAGTACAGAAGACAAACCGATACGCAGGCAGGCTAGTTATGGAGTGGAAGAACAGATCTGGGGTCAGTCAAAACACAGACAGGCCAGCTGCAGTTACAGTACAGAAGACAAACCGATACGCAGGCAGGCTAGTTATGGAGTGGAAGAACAGATCTGGGGTCAGTCAAAACACAGACAGGCCAGCTGCAGCTACAGTTTGAGGCTAGAAAGACAGACTAGCTACGGTCCACAGgaactacacagacaggctaGCTACAGCTACAGTCCAGAAGACAAGCCAATACACGGACAGACTAGCTACGGTCCAGAAGAACAGATCTGGGATCTGTCGAAACACAGACAGGCTAGTTATAGTCCAGAAGACAAACCGATACACGGACAGACTAGCTACGGTCCAGAAGAACAGATCTGGGATCTGTCGAAACACAGACAGGCTAGTTATAGTCCAGAAGACAAACCGATACACGGACAGACTAGCTATGGTCCAGaagaacagatctgggatcagtcgAAACACAGACAGGCTAGTTATAGTCCAGAAGACAAACCGATACACGGACAGACTAGCTACGGTCCAGAAGACAAGATCTGGGATCAGCCGAAACACAGACAGGCTAGCTACAGTTACAGTACAGAAAGGCAGGACTGGAGATTTACTGCTGGTGGTCAACACGATCATTTGGACAGGTGTGTACCACTGGAACAAGGAAATTTACACTCCCACATGCCAAATGGATGCTGTGGCATTGGTGGTCCAAGTCCCAGGCCTGTGTCCTCTCAGGGCAGGGGAGATAGAGCTAACCCCCAGGAGAGGACTACTAGATTAAAGGCTGGAGGAGTTGGAGGTGGGATAGGAGAAGACGGCTGTAATGGACGACATGTCCCTGCTGGCTCGAGCTCTGAGGGTTTGGTCAGGAAGAAGCAGGGTTCGGTCTGGAAGAACCAGGGTTTGCTCCGGGAGAAGGAGGGTTCAGTCAGGGAGAAGGAGTGTTCGGTCCTGGAGAACCAGAATGCGATCCGGGCGAATGAGTGTGCGGTCCATGAGAACCGCGGTTCAACCCAGGAGAACCAGGGTTCGATCCGGGAAAAGGAGGTTTCAGTCCAGGCGAAGAAGGGTTCAACCCAGGAGAACCAGGGTTCGATCCGGGAGAAGGAG GATTCAGTCCGGACGAAGGAGGGTTCTGTCTGTGAGCAGATCAGACAGGTGGTGTCAGACCTGGAGGGGGTCCTGGGGGGTCTCAAACAAGTCCACGTGGAGATGAAGGAG GTGGTCCAACAGATAGATCGTCTGACAGCTAACATTGAcctggaagaggaagagggatcaTGTAACAAGTCCCCTAGTCGTGGTGACGGTCACCTCAACCCCAGAGACTGTAAAGGTGGTGACAGTCACCTCAACCCCAGAGACTGTAAAGGTGGTGACGGTCACCTCAACCCCAGAGACTGTAAAGGTGGTGACGGTCACCCCAACCCCAGAGACTGTAAAGGAGTCCTGATGTTCAACCAGGGAGACCAGAGACCACAGTACAGAGACATGGACCGGATCGTCAACCAGAAGACTACTAGGGTCCAGGTACACACCCACTGGACTGGTACAGGGGACCTGGTCCacaaccataagactcctgggAACCATGGACCACAGTGCAGCGACATGGATCATACTGTCATCATACATGACCCTCCTCCCGACCCCAGAGACATCCCTGGGGTCCTGGTGTACAGACAGAAGACTAATGGAGATCAGGGAGTCTCCCTACTGTACAGACAACCTGACCATACTGTCACCATACGAACTAactccctgtctcctgtcctcaCCGCATCTGTCATCAAGACCAACCGGGTTGGGGTCACAGCCCTGAGCCCCATGGGCTCCCTGAGCACCTCCAAAGACCCCAAACAGGACAGACGGGGGCTCAACGGACACCCTCCTCTACCCGGTCCAGGTAGAGAACTGAACCATGTGGCCCCCCAGACCCCCCCAGAGCTAGAAATGACCCGCTCCCTACCCCTGCCCCTATGGACTCAACTGTCTGACCCCACAGCCATGGTCGGATACAGTGTCCCCACTCTTAGGATCCAGAAATCTCCACTGTACCCCCGCCACAACGGACGGGTGGAGAGGCTCAGTAAGAGTCCGGCTCAACCAACCTACCCTGCCCACCCAGCACTGCCGGTCCTGCCCCACCTGGCCCAGCCACCCTACCCTACCCACCCTAACCACCCAACCCACCCTGCCCTGCCTCCCAGTGACTTGAAGACACCCCCCTGGTGTGGCATGGTATGA
- the LOC110530786 gene encoding uncharacterized protein LOC110530786 isoform X4 has protein sequence MEPSGPGLRHYSPVREQCGCVGQGGGDAVGTATGTHPFNSSRHASALSLPADPEPAHRQTSYNYDPEGSRQASYGAEEQIWGQSKHRQASCSYSTEDKPIRRQASYGVEEQIWGQSKHRQASCSYSLRLERQTSYGPQELHRQASYSYSPEDKPIHGQTSYGPEEQIWDLSKHRQASYSPEDKPIHGQTSYGPEEQIWDLSKHRQASYSPEDKPIHGQTSYGPEEQIWDQSKHRQASYSPEDKPIHGQTSYGPEDKIWDQPKHRQASYSYSTERQDWRFTAGGQHDHLDRCVPLEQGNLHSHMPNGCCGIGGPSPRPVSSQGRGDRANPQERTTRLKAGGVGGGIGEDGCNGRHVPAGSSSEGLVRKKQGSVWKNQGLLREKEGSVREKECSVLENQNAIRANECAVHENRGSTQENQGSIREKEVSVQAKKGSTQENQGSIREKEVSVQAKEGSTQENQGSVREKEVSVQAKKGSTQENQGSIREKEDSVRTKEGSVCEQIRQVVSDLEGVLGGLKQVHVEMKEVVQQIDRLTANIDLEEEEGSCNKSPSRGDGHLNPRDCKGGDSHLNPRDCKGGDGHLNPRDCKGGDGHPNPRDCKGVLMFNQGDQRPQYRDMDRIVNQKTTRVQVHTHWTGTGDLVHNHKTPGNHGPQCSDMDHTVIIHDPPPDPRDIPGVLVYRQKTNGDQGVSLLYRQPDHTVTIRTNSLSPVLTASVIKTNRVGVTALSPMGSLSTSKDPKQDRRGLNGHPPLPGPGRELNHVAPQTPPELEMTRSLPLPLWTQLSDPTAMVGYSVPTLRIQKSPLYPRHNGRVERLSKSPAQPTYPAHPALPVLPHLAQPPYPTHPNHPTHPALPPSDLKTPPWCGMV, from the exons ATGGAGCCCTCAGGCCCTGGTCTGAGACACTATTCCCCTGTGAGAGAACAATGTGGCTGTGTGGGACAGGGTGGAGGTGACGCTGTTGGGACGGCGACCGGGACACACCCCTTCAACAGCAGCAGACATGCGTCAGCCTTGTCACTCCCGGCGGACCCAGAGCCGGCACACAGACAGACTAGCTACAACTACGATCCAGAGGGGAGCAGGCAGGCTAGTTATGGAGCGGAAGAGCAGATCTGGGGTCAGTCAAAACACAGACAGGCCAGCTGCAGTTACAGTACAGAAGACAAACCGATACGCAGGCAGGCTAGTTATGGAGTGGAAGAACAGATCTGGGGTCAGTCAAAACACAGACAG GCCAGCTGCAGCTACAGTTTGAGGCTAGAAAGACAGACTAGCTACGGTCCACAGgaactacacagacaggctaGCTACAGCTACAGTCCAGAAGACAAGCCAATACACGGACAGACTAGCTACGGTCCAGAAGAACAGATCTGGGATCTGTCGAAACACAGACAGGCTAGTTATAGTCCAGAAGACAAACCGATACACGGACAGACTAGCTACGGTCCAGAAGAACAGATCTGGGATCTGTCGAAACACAGACAGGCTAGTTATAGTCCAGAAGACAAACCGATACACGGACAGACTAGCTATGGTCCAGaagaacagatctgggatcagtcgAAACACAGACAGGCTAGTTATAGTCCAGAAGACAAACCGATACACGGACAGACTAGCTACGGTCCAGAAGACAAGATCTGGGATCAGCCGAAACACAGACAGGCTAGCTACAGTTACAGTACAGAAAGGCAGGACTGGAGATTTACTGCTGGTGGTCAACACGATCATTTGGACAGGTGTGTACCACTGGAACAAGGAAATTTACACTCCCACATGCCAAATGGATGCTGTGGCATTGGTGGTCCAAGTCCCAGGCCTGTGTCCTCTCAGGGCAGGGGAGATAGAGCTAACCCCCAGGAGAGGACTACTAGATTAAAGGCTGGAGGAGTTGGAGGTGGGATAGGAGAAGACGGCTGTAATGGACGACATGTCCCTGCTGGCTCGAGCTCTGAGGGTTTGGTCAGGAAGAAGCAGGGTTCGGTCTGGAAGAACCAGGGTTTGCTCCGGGAGAAGGAGGGTTCAGTCAGGGAGAAGGAGTGTTCGGTCCTGGAGAACCAGAATGCGATCCGGGCGAATGAGTGTGCGGTCCATGAGAACCGCGGTTCAACCCAGGAGAACCAGGGTTCGATCCGGGAAAAGGAGGTTTCAGTCCAGGCGAAGAAGGGTTCAACCCAGGAGAACCAGGGTTCGATCCGGGAGAAGGAGGTTTCAGTCCAGGCGAAGGAGGGTTCAACCCAGGAGAACCAGGGTTCGGTCCGGGAGAAGGAGGTTTCAGTCCAGGCGAAGAAGGGTTCAACCCAGGAGAACCAGGGTTCGATCCGGGAGAAGGAGGATTCAGTCCGGACGAAGGAGGGTTCTGTCTGTGAGCAGATCAGACAGGTGGTGTCAGACCTGGAGGGGGTCCTGGGGGGTCTCAAACAAGTCCACGTGGAGATGAAGGAG GTGGTCCAACAGATAGATCGTCTGACAGCTAACATTGAcctggaagaggaagagggatcaTGTAACAAGTCCCCTAGTCGTGGTGACGGTCACCTCAACCCCAGAGACTGTAAAGGTGGTGACAGTCACCTCAACCCCAGAGACTGTAAAGGTGGTGACGGTCACCTCAACCCCAGAGACTGTAAAGGTGGTGACGGTCACCCCAACCCCAGAGACTGTAAAGGAGTCCTGATGTTCAACCAGGGAGACCAGAGACCACAGTACAGAGACATGGACCGGATCGTCAACCAGAAGACTACTAGGGTCCAGGTACACACCCACTGGACTGGTACAGGGGACCTGGTCCacaaccataagactcctgggAACCATGGACCACAGTGCAGCGACATGGATCATACTGTCATCATACATGACCCTCCTCCCGACCCCAGAGACATCCCTGGGGTCCTGGTGTACAGACAGAAGACTAATGGAGATCAGGGAGTCTCCCTACTGTACAGACAACCTGACCATACTGTCACCATACGAACTAactccctgtctcctgtcctcaCCGCATCTGTCATCAAGACCAACCGGGTTGGGGTCACAGCCCTGAGCCCCATGGGCTCCCTGAGCACCTCCAAAGACCCCAAACAGGACAGACGGGGGCTCAACGGACACCCTCCTCTACCCGGTCCAGGTAGAGAACTGAACCATGTGGCCCCCCAGACCCCCCCAGAGCTAGAAATGACCCGCTCCCTACCCCTGCCCCTATGGACTCAACTGTCTGACCCCACAGCCATGGTCGGATACAGTGTCCCCACTCTTAGGATCCAGAAATCTCCACTGTACCCCCGCCACAACGGACGGGTGGAGAGGCTCAGTAAGAGTCCGGCTCAACCAACCTACCCTGCCCACCCAGCACTGCCGGTCCTGCCCCACCTGGCCCAGCCACCCTACCCTACCCACCCTAACCACCCAACCCACCCTGCCCTGCCTCCCAGTGACTTGAAGACACCCCCCTGGTGTGGCATGGTATGA
- the LOC110530786 gene encoding uncharacterized protein LOC110530786 isoform X3, giving the protein MEPSGPGLRHYSPVREQCGCVGQGGGDAVGTATGTHPFNSSRHASALSLPADPEPAHRQTSYNYDPEGSRQASYGAEEQIWGQSKHRQASCSYSTEDKPIRRQASYGVEEQIWGQSKHRQASCSYSTEDKPIRRQASYGVEEQIWGQSKHRQASCSYSLRLERQTSYGPQELHRQASYSYSPEDKPIHGQTSYGPEEQIWDLSKHRQASYSPEDKPIHGQTSYGPEEQIWDLSKHRQASYSPEDKPIHGQTSYGPEEQIWDQSKHRQASYSPEDKPIHGQTSYGPEDKIWDQPKHRQASYSYSTERQDWRFTAGGQHDHLDRCVPLEQGNLHSHMPNGCCGIGGPSPRPVSSQGRGDRANPQERTTRLKAGGVGGGIGEDGCNGRHVPAGSSSEGLVRKKQGSVWKNQGLLREKEGSVREKECSVLENQNAIRANECAVHENRGSTQENQGSIREKEVSVQAKKGSTQENQGSIREKEVSVQAKEGSTQENQGSVREKEVSVQAKKGSTQENQGSIREKEDSVRTKEGSVCEQIRQVVSDLEGVLGGLKQVHVEMKEVVQQIDRLTANIDLEEEEGSCNKSPSRGDSHLNPRDCKGGDGHLNPRDCKGGDGHPNPRDCKGVLMFNQGDQRPQYRDMDRIVNQKTTRVQVHTHWTGTGDLVHNHKTPGNHGPQCSDMDHTVIIHDPPPDPRDIPGVLVYRQKTNGDQGVSLLYRQPDHTVTIRTNSLSPVLTASVIKTNRVGVTALSPMGSLSTSKDPKQDRRGLNGHPPLPGPGRELNHVAPQTPPELEMTRSLPLPLWTQLSDPTAMVGYSVPTLRIQKSPLYPRHNGRVERLSKSPAQPTYPAHPALPVLPHLAQPPYPTHPNHPTHPALPPSDLKTPPWCGMV; this is encoded by the exons ATGGAGCCCTCAGGCCCTGGTCTGAGACACTATTCCCCTGTGAGAGAACAATGTGGCTGTGTGGGACAGGGTGGAGGTGACGCTGTTGGGACGGCGACCGGGACACACCCCTTCAACAGCAGCAGACATGCGTCAGCCTTGTCACTCCCGGCGGACCCAGAGCCGGCACACAGACAGACTAGCTACAACTACGATCCAGAGGGGAGCAGGCAGGCTAGTTATGGAGCGGAAGAGCAGATCTGGGGTCAGTCAAAACACAGACAGGCCAGCTGCAGTTACAGTACAGAAGACAAACCGATACGCAGGCAGGCTAGTTATGGAGTGGAAGAACAGATCTGGGGTCAGTCAAAACACAGACAGGCCAGCTGCAGTTACAGTACAGAAGACAAACCGATACGCAGGCAGGCTAGTTATGGAGTGGAAGAACAGATCTGGGGTCAGTCAAAACACAGACAGGCCAGCTGCAGCTACAGTTTGAGGCTAGAAAGACAGACTAGCTACGGTCCACAGgaactacacagacaggctaGCTACAGCTACAGTCCAGAAGACAAGCCAATACACGGACAGACTAGCTACGGTCCAGAAGAACAGATCTGGGATCTGTCGAAACACAGACAGGCTAGTTATAGTCCAGAAGACAAACCGATACACGGACAGACTAGCTACGGTCCAGAAGAACAGATCTGGGATCTGTCGAAACACAGACAGGCTAGTTATAGTCCAGAAGACAAACCGATACACGGACAGACTAGCTATGGTCCAGaagaacagatctgggatcagtcgAAACACAGACAGGCTAGTTATAGTCCAGAAGACAAACCGATACACGGACAGACTAGCTACGGTCCAGAAGACAAGATCTGGGATCAGCCGAAACACAGACAGGCTAGCTACAGTTACAGTACAGAAAGGCAGGACTGGAGATTTACTGCTGGTGGTCAACACGATCATTTGGACAGGTGTGTACCACTGGAACAAGGAAATTTACACTCCCACATGCCAAATGGATGCTGTGGCATTGGTGGTCCAAGTCCCAGGCCTGTGTCCTCTCAGGGCAGGGGAGATAGAGCTAACCCCCAGGAGAGGACTACTAGATTAAAGGCTGGAGGAGTTGGAGGTGGGATAGGAGAAGACGGCTGTAATGGACGACATGTCCCTGCTGGCTCGAGCTCTGAGGGTTTGGTCAGGAAGAAGCAGGGTTCGGTCTGGAAGAACCAGGGTTTGCTCCGGGAGAAGGAGGGTTCAGTCAGGGAGAAGGAGTGTTCGGTCCTGGAGAACCAGAATGCGATCCGGGCGAATGAGTGTGCGGTCCATGAGAACCGCGGTTCAACCCAGGAGAACCAGGGTTCGATCCGGGAAAAGGAGGTTTCAGTCCAGGCGAAGAAGGGTTCAACCCAGGAGAACCAGGGTTCGATCCGGGAGAAGGAGGTTTCAGTCCAGGCGAAGGAGGGTTCAACCCAGGAGAACCAGGGTTCGGTCCGGGAGAAGGAGGTTTCAGTCCAGGCGAAGAAGGGTTCAACCCAGGAGAACCAGGGTTCGATCCGGGAGAAGGAGGATTCAGTCCGGACGAAGGAGGGTTCTGTCTGTGAGCAGATCAGACAGGTGGTGTCAGACCTGGAGGGGGTCCTGGGGGGTCTCAAACAAGTCCACGTGGAGATGAAGGAG GTGGTCCAACAGATAGATCGTCTGACAGCTAACATTGAcctggaagaggaagagggatcaTGTAACAAGTCCCCTAGTC GTGGTGACAGTCACCTCAACCCCAGAGACTGTAAAGGTGGTGACGGTCACCTCAACCCCAGAGACTGTAAAGGTGGTGACGGTCACCCCAACCCCAGAGACTGTAAAGGAGTCCTGATGTTCAACCAGGGAGACCAGAGACCACAGTACAGAGACATGGACCGGATCGTCAACCAGAAGACTACTAGGGTCCAGGTACACACCCACTGGACTGGTACAGGGGACCTGGTCCacaaccataagactcctgggAACCATGGACCACAGTGCAGCGACATGGATCATACTGTCATCATACATGACCCTCCTCCCGACCCCAGAGACATCCCTGGGGTCCTGGTGTACAGACAGAAGACTAATGGAGATCAGGGAGTCTCCCTACTGTACAGACAACCTGACCATACTGTCACCATACGAACTAactccctgtctcctgtcctcaCCGCATCTGTCATCAAGACCAACCGGGTTGGGGTCACAGCCCTGAGCCCCATGGGCTCCCTGAGCACCTCCAAAGACCCCAAACAGGACAGACGGGGGCTCAACGGACACCCTCCTCTACCCGGTCCAGGTAGAGAACTGAACCATGTGGCCCCCCAGACCCCCCCAGAGCTAGAAATGACCCGCTCCCTACCCCTGCCCCTATGGACTCAACTGTCTGACCCCACAGCCATGGTCGGATACAGTGTCCCCACTCTTAGGATCCAGAAATCTCCACTGTACCCCCGCCACAACGGACGGGTGGAGAGGCTCAGTAAGAGTCCGGCTCAACCAACCTACCCTGCCCACCCAGCACTGCCGGTCCTGCCCCACCTGGCCCAGCCACCCTACCCTACCCACCCTAACCACCCAACCCACCCTGCCCTGCCTCCCAGTGACTTGAAGACACCCCCCTGGTGTGGCATGGTATGA